The proteins below come from a single Ochotona princeps isolate mOchPri1 chromosome 6, mOchPri1.hap1, whole genome shotgun sequence genomic window:
- the METTL17 gene encoding methyltransferase-like protein 17, mitochondrial yields the protein MATAWGPKWLRMLSRWRRGLRVAPQSRALGALVRGVTRVDNRDDFLGKRPHRRHPGVLRLPCVRPPRALADAAQLLLLKNAVPGMEKQVQTLTNYLWSRHVPVEAEELQRRAAGLEKLFLETPDLSQTEEKLRGAVLHALRKTTYHWQELSYNEGLSLVYMAARLDGGFAAVSRAFHEIRTRVPEFQPQTLMDFGSGAGSVTWAAHNAWGQSLREYMCVDKSAAMLDLAEKLLKGGSESGESYVPGVFFRQFLPVSPKVQFDVVVSAFSLSELPSKAERTETVQTLWRKTNRFLVLVENGTKAGHSLLMDARDLVLKGKEKSPLDPRPGFVFAPCPHELPCPQSTASRPLACSFSQGYHPIPFSWNKKLKEEKFSMVILARGSPEEADRWPRITQPVLKRPRHVHCHLCCSDGHMQHAVITARQHGRDLYRCARVSSWGDLLPVITPSEFPPSSAQDTPDS from the exons ATGGCGACTGCGTGGGGACCGAAGTGGCTAAGGATGTTATCCAGATGGCGCCGCGGCCTTCGAGTAGCTCCGCAGTCCCGG GCGCTGGGCGCCCTCGTCCGCGGCGTGACTCGGGTGGATAACCGGGACGATTTCCTGGGAAAGAGGCCGCACCGTCGCCACCCCGGCGTGCTCCGGCTGCCATGCGTGCGGCCGCCGCGGGCGCTGGCCGACGccgcccagctgctgctgctca AGAACGCGGTGCCTGGTATGGAGAAGCAGGTGCAGACCCTGACCAATTACCTGTGGAGCCGTCACGTGCCCGTGGAAGCTGAGGAGTTACAGAGACGAGCTGCGGGTCTGGAGAAGTTGTTCTTGGAAACGCCAG ACTTATCCCAGACTGAAGAAAAACTTCGTGGAGCAGTGCTGCATGCCCTGCGCAAAACTACCTACCATTGGCAAGAACTGAG CTACAATGAAGGACTGAGCCTGGTGTACATGGCAGCAAGACTGGATGGTGGCTTTGCAGCGGTCTCCAGGGCATTCCATGAG ATCCGGACTCGAGTCCCAGAGTTCCAGCCCCAAACCTTGATGGACTTTGGCTCAGGTGCTGGTTCTGTCACCTG GGCTGCTCACAATGCTTGGGGCCAAAGCCTTCgtgaatatatgtgtgtggacAAATCAGCTGCCATGTTGGACCTGGCAGAAAAGTTACTGAAAG GTGGTTCAGAATCCGGAGAGTCTTATGTTCCAGGTGTATTTTTCAGACAATTTCTACCTGTGTCACCTAAG GTGCAGTTTGATGTGGTTGTATCCGCCTTTTCCCTAAGTGAACTGCCCAGCAAGGCAGAGCGCACGGAGACAGTTCAAACTTTATGGCGAAAGACAAATCGTTTTCTG GTATTGGTGGAGAATGGAACAAAAGCAGGACACAGCCTTCTCATGGACGCCCGGGACCTAGTCCTTAAG GGGAAAGAAAAGTCACCTTTGGACCCTCGGCCTGGTTTTGTCTTTGCCCCA TGTCCCCATGAACTTCCCTGCCCCCAGTCAACAGCCTCTAGGCCCTTGGCCTGTAGCTTCTCCCAAGGCTACCACCCCATCCCCTTCAGCTGG AATAAGAAGCTGAAGGAAGAAAAGTTCTCTATGGTGATCCTTGCCAGGGGATCCCCAGAGGAGGCTGATCGCTGGCCCCGTATCACTCAGCCTGTCCTCAAACGTCCTCGCCATGTGCATTGTCACCTGTGCTGTTCGGATGGGCACATGCAGCATGCCGTGATCACAGCTCGTCAGCATGGCAG AGACCTGTATCGATGTGCCCGGGTCAGCTCCTGGGGAGACCTTTTGCCTGTAATCACGCCTTCTGAGTTCCCTCCGTCTTCTGCTCAGGATACCCCTGATAGTTGA